The DNA segment GAGGAACTGGGTGAGTTTGTTGCTGAAGTATTGATCAATATACTTGGCATTTGTGGttgattcttcaaatcgAACAACCTCTGAACTTGATAATCTTCACAATGAGCACTAATAATTGAGTTTAATCTGGCAAAACTGCCCTCGGTTATATCTATTAGTTCCTGTAGTTGATGAGTTGCTATATTTTCAACACCAATGTCACAGTTCATATTTTGAAGGTAAAActcttcatttttaataattcttaGCAAAAAGCTATGACTTCTATTAAGACCCCAAGCGTAATAATATCTTTGACTCATGATTGAAGTCCCCAAGATGCAGACTCTTGCACAGTTTTCAAGTAATACGATATATCTACCCAACTTCTGAAATctaattttataattaaCGTCCGAATTTAGCTTCATACGATGATCTGGGTCCCTGACCATACGGTGCAACGTATAATTGGCTCTAACCAACATGGAAAgatttatttcattaataatatgaataattctctCTAAATGTGGGTTAATAAGTAAATCAGCCCCTTCTCCAAATATCTCTTGACCTTTGCATACATGCAAGAATAAGCTGGGTGTTAACTCAGCTATGCACgatgatattttcttcCTGTAGTAAAAAGATAAGctatgatttttttttgcatcatAATGCGATatcaaataagaataaacagataaataaaatccttttaaagaaagaagtaCACCTAATTTAGTCATTTTTACAAACGAGTAAGAGACACCTTCAGATTCCAAAACGTTCGTATAGTCACTAGGTTCACCAAATAGCTTATTAGGGCAAATCTCAAGCcgatttaaatattttgtcaATTCAGACATTTTAATATCTTTTCTTAAACTTGAAGTTAGTCTTACAATATCCTTCATTGGGCCATAAATCAAGCCTCCGGCAAATCCATGGCATTTTGCAATAGCTTTGTCCAAATTGTGATTCAAAACATTCTCGTTCCCCTTCCTATAAAACGGAACTTTTGTATCATAGAACATACCAGCCGAAGTCAATGGACTACCGTAAGTATATGCATTcataaaatcattgattAATAGACTATGCCATATTTTCCTTCCCACATTGTTAAGTCTTTCGTTATTTAAACAgtctttgaaattatcGGGTTCTCTGTTCAAACCCATTGAATATGCCATTTGAATTAGGACAGAAACAGAAGCTTGAGAATCCCCTCCGTCAACACCATCACCATCTTCGGGAGCATATTTATGATAAAGTCTGACGAAAAGAGCACATTGCAACACAGGCAAACTATACTTTCTtgagaattgaaattgatgtaAGCATACTTGGCCCGTATTAATTGCGTTTATATGGACAggatttgataataaatacttTGCTTCTTGGGCAGCTGGCGATGAATCCTTTGTTGTTAATTTCGCATTGTTAACGGAGCATCTATTGGAAAACAATGATAAATAGGTCAATCTCAAGACAACTAAGAGTGTACCTAAATTAGCCAAATCTATTCGTTTCTCGAcataaatttcttttaaCTTCTCATCCTCGTATGATTCAGGCCCAATTATTCTACTGATCTCTCTTCTgaaatcaacttcatccaaaaatggaaaaaatGGATAAAGAAAACGGAAAAACCGCTTTACTAATAACCAAATGACCCTTTTCTTAGGTATGGTGTGTTTAATTTGTTCTACCAATTTGAGCTCTCGATCCACTTGActatcaaataatgaaatgcCCAAAGGTAAAGGgctattatttaatgacCGCCTACGTGGACCAACATACGGACCTTTTATAGCTGAATTTTTATAGGGCATATAGTTACTTCTTTCGAAATCCTTCCTTGCAAATTGTTGAGAACTATCTGAGCTAATTTCACCGGTCATTATCTCATTAGTAGGGTTAGCGGAACGTTCAGTTACTGAATTCTGTACTTTATGTCTATTAGGAACATTTGCGTTCATAGGCAAAGATGAGTCAATAGTTGTAGCAACATTTTTACCTTTGCTCTTAGACATTACAAGGGTACCCCCTTTACCACTCTCAAATTTTTCGTATTGACtatattttttcaacaagACTAAGGGTTTGTCTTTTTTCCATACCGACGACCAGTTGAAAATTCCATTAGAGTTACTAGAAGGCTCCCGTATATCTACAAAGCCGGAATCATCAAATAGGTTGATTGtttcgtcttcatcttggTAAGGATTCACACCTATGTAGACGCTTTTTGGTTTATATAGCTTATCACTATTCGTTAAGTCGGTTTTTATTGGCTCTTCTgtataattttcattttgaatgaaAAGCGTACAGAAACAACAATTGTTCACCTCACCCGGTAAATCGGGGTTATGCAATACCGTGCCTGTCATCGGACATTCTTCTATGTGTTGATTTATTGCTGTATTTTGGATGATTCCATCATCAGAAAGCACTATAGTTTCAGTAACTGCTGTGGGTGCCTTGGCTTCGTTTGACGATGCTTCgtatttttgcaattttgCGTTTAACTCGTCAAGTTTTGACTTTTCTATAAGCAAAACCGAGTTTTCACTGGCGTCTACACCTTTGGGACTTGCTTTTATGCTTCCGCTGTCATTTTCACCAGCTGTGCCATTAGACGGAAGTACAGCTATCGGGTATCTAGCACTGTCTGTATATCCTGTTGTGGAACTTGTTCTCTGTTTCTTTTTTATAGGCCAATTGTAATCATACTTGCATAGATGttctattttatttttgacACATCCTGAGCATGGACGTCCTTTATTACACTTGATCTTTCGTTGCCTGCAAGCGTTACAGACCAAGCTTGGTCTGTTCCTCCTTCTCACTTTGAGTTCTTCGTTTTGTTCAAGCATAAAGAAGTTGTAAACACATTAACTATAATGctttcatcaacatataGTATGGAATGGGTTACGAATATAGCAGTAAAGTTCAATAAGGTACTAATCCATTATGTCAATCAGTATATTACTGTCTCCAATGTTAACATCGGATTTAATTATGCCGTTTGTGTAACGTTACGGAAAAGTTGCCTAATTGGTCAGTAATATGTTATAACCTATAGATGAtactttatatatattctaacGATGAGTATGGACTAAACTAAGCCTATTGAACAGTTCCGTAAGAATCTTGTGATCCACTAACCAAGCTTTGATCTTCTGAATCTTCTGAATCTTCACTGTCTTCGTTATAGAGGAAAAATTGGACAAAAATGGTGAAATCCAATGCCAAAGTACCAAGCGAGCCGGCTAACCACGATGAGTTGACCCATAAGTAGTACCAACTCATATCAATAGCCAAAATCGAAATGACGTAGGTCAAGTTACCAAGACATGCAAAAAGGAAAAACATGAAAGAAATGCCCTCACACGATTTTCTCTTATAATTAAGTAGAATTTGCGGTATACGTGAGCCCAAATAGAACACTGCACAGAGCCATCCAAAAAATTGGGCAAGAGGATCATATACAAGGTCTTGTGGACTGTGTTTGCCAGGATGATGTTTTCCTCCGCGGTGTGCATCCTTGACGTATGAAATGTACCACCCAACGAGGCCCGCAAATATAACTATCAATACCATCAACGTCTTGTATACCGCCGACATCAATGTCGTTATTTTCGAGTTATCGTCACCTATTCTCACCTCTTGATTGCCCCCTTCCAAGTCTTCGTCATCGCTAAATACAGTAGTGCGTTCTTCGCTCGATAAAGCCGTCTCCAACACATCATCATTCAACGGATTGGCAGGCGATAAGTGTATGAAATCGGCCTTTTCCCCGAGTCCATACACCAAGCATTGCCATAACAAAACCACGTCCGCCAACGTATAATAAATCGCCAAAATAATCATTGTGGGCAAAACTCCCTGCAAAATCGATCCAAGAACATTGAAAACATCACCCGCCAACCACAATATGATAAACAGCAACGATAAGCCATCTGATGACTTTCTAcgaaaattttcataaatttGTGGAGCAAATACAATAATCCAACATGCTAGTGAAATTGATCCCGTAATTCCACTTACAGCTTGTGCGTCGATAATAATAGGAGGAGGAGGCGCCATAATATTCCTATACCCTCAACTTCTAATATACTTGTGTAATTACTATTCAATCAGTACAGATACAATCATCTATCAATGATCATCTACAATTTTGGAACGAACAAGTCGTTGATGATTACGtaattttgtgtaatattCTACGTCATACTACTACTATAGCTTCGATTTTGCATTCATTAAGGAACCTTCATCGTATAACCTCTTAAAGACACGTTGGAAGTAGTTAGCGGCAATGCCTCTCTTGATCTTTAATGTTGGAGTTACTACATTTTTTTCCACGGTCAAAGGattgatatcaatatcaatattgtGGAGTCTCTCAAATCCTAAAAGCTTACCCTTCAAAGGGGAGTTAATACTTTCCAAAAACTTCTTTTTGTTCCGTGGCTTGTTAATTTCGGTAATTAACTGTTCGGGTGATAAATCATCCTTGAATGCACAAACATTTTGTAGAAACTTCACTCCCGCAGGGTGTTCTATGCCCACAATTCCTACTAAATACGACTGGAGGGAATCACCATGGACGTATAGTTGGGCAAGAATTGGGTTGGAAGATAAATAGAcgttttcaattttttcgGGAGATATATACTCGCCCTGGGccaatttgaagaaattcttGACCCTGTCTATGATGTAGAGTCTGCCGTTGTCGGGGTTTATCATTCCAATGTCACCAGTGTGAAACCAGCCGTCTTTGTCTAGGGCTTTCTCAGTTTCTTCCGGATCACGGTAATAGCCCTTGAAGATCTGAGGACCTCTCAATAACAACTCGcctttattttcttcggCGTAGTATCCCATTGCAGGAACTTCTTGTACCTTCATTTCGCACCCAACTCCAATACTTCCACACGAGCCTGGTTTTGCCTCGTATGCATCACTCAGCGACACGGCTCCGAACGATTCGGTCAACCCATACAACTGCCTCAACCCGATGCCTAAGCCAGCTTTCAAGTAAATGAGTGTTAAGGGAGAAATTGGCGCAGATGCAGTTTGGGTCCATATCAAGTTGTCGAACCCAAACTTTTTACGAAGGGCCCTGTAAGGTGCATAATTATCGTAATCTTCACGTTCGCCAGTACTACCGTCGGCCTCTTCGTGCTTCTTTAATTTGTAGTTGACAATTTCATTAAGTTTGGCCGAAGTCTCCTTATCGGAATTTGCAATAGCGGATTTCGTTAAGGATTCAATCTTGGTCAAAACCCTAGGAACTAGCGATAAATAATGGGGTTTAAAAAGCTTTAAATCTTCCATTAGGTTGTCGAACAGATTTGGAGGCGTTGCTGGTGGACTAACAGTTAACTGAGGGAATCCTAAATAATACCCAGTAGACAATGCAAATCCAGTAGTCTTTCTCTCGTAGATATGGGTCAATGGTAAAAATATAAACGCCTTCCCATGGTCAACCTGAGGCATTGTACTGGTCAAGAAAGTTATAGCCGTGGCAGCGTTTTCTTGCGTCAACATTACACCCTTCGGTTTAGATCCAGTCGTACCTGAAGTAAAAGATACAGTGTACATGGTTTCTGGCGTTGGTGGTAACTCGTCTATTCTAAATGAGTTACCAATTTTTTCGACGTGATCTATATCAAAAAGAGAAATACCAGAATCTTTAGCCAAAGagattaatgatttatcttCAGCTTTAAATCTTGAGTTTTCAGATAAATGAAACAATGGGTCCATGGAAACTATGGTTATAAGATCCCGCAATTGATCAGGAAATCTCCTTTTCAAGTCAACAATAACCTTTATCTTATCTCGTGAACTAATAACCACCGGACTCTTGGTCAACtctaatatatatttcgTTGCGTCCGTTCCAAGTGTATCATATAACGCCGTATTGGTTAAAGAATATGCCGAACAAGCCAAATCTGCCAAAACCCATTCTAATCTATTGGCGGAAAAAATCGACACAATAAATGAGCAATTACTCTCCCTATCTCCCACAATAGAGCCATACTTTTCCCAGTTACGTAAATGGTTATCGATTTTCTTATGTTCCGGTGAATTCGTTTTGAACTCACTTTCTTGTAAAATATGGAGAATACCCGATCCTAAGTTCTTCCTTCTCTCATCCACTTCTTCATACGAATAACTTCTGAAGTACTTCTCTGATTCGCCCGTTTCATAATTATATGGCCTACTTCCGAGACATGCCCTATCCCTGAACAATTTaacagaattattgaacaatttattGTATGTATTCAACTGCGGATGTATGTTGGATACAAGCCTGTCAGTAATTCCTTGATTTCTATAAGTTGGCGAATATGGTTTCTGAACCGAATCGATAGCAACTGAATTGATTGTTTTACTTGACTCTAGTGGTAATGTACTAATAAGAGATTCAACATTGGCCGTATCGTTACACCCATATAAACTGTGCGTGAAATCCTCTGCcaaattcatttttctAGTTTCACTTTTCccaatgaatatatttaaattagtTGGAATAATTAGATGGTATTTCagataatatatatatccatGAACGTCTTCTTCGGAAGCTTTCCATTTAGCCTTTAATGTATAGTCAATATCCCCCACATCTCCCCGCATAAAGAAGTTTCCTCATTTCGTGTAGCGACCATAAC comes from the Debaryomyces hansenii CBS767 chromosome B complete sequence genome and includes:
- a CDS encoding DEHA2B11638p (similar to CA5670|IPF1266 Candida albicans IPF1266); this encodes MLEQNEELKVRRRNRPSLVCNACRQRKIKCNKGRPCSGCVKNKIEHLCKYDYNWPIKKKQRTSSTTGYTDSARYPIAVLPSNGTAGENDSGSIKASPKGVDASENSVLLIEKSKLDELNAKLQKYEASSNEAKAPTAVTETIVLSDDGIIQNTAINQHIEECPMTGTVLHNPDLPGEVNNCCFCTLFIQNENYTEEPIKTDLTNSDKLYKPKSVYIGVNPYQDEDETINLFDDSGFVDIREPSSNSNGIFNWSSVWKKDKPLVLLKKYSQYEKFESGKGGTLVMSKSKGKNVATTIDSSLPMNANVPNRHKVQNSVTERSANPTNEIMTGEISSDSSQQFARKDFERSNYMPYKNSAIKGPYVGPRRRSLNNSPLPLGISLFDSQVDRELKLVEQIKHTIPKKRVIWLLVKRFFRFLYPFFPFLDEVDFRREISRIIGPESYEDEKLKEIYVEKRIDLANLGTLLVVLRLTYLSLFSNRCSVNNAKLTTKDSSPAAQEAKYLLSNPVHINAINTGQVCLHQFQFSRKYSLPVLQCALFVRLYHKYAPEDGDGVDGGDSQASVSVLIQMAYSMGLNREPDNFKDCLNNERLNNVGRKIWHSLLINDFMNAYTYGSPLTSAGMFYDTKVPFYRKGNENVLNHNLDKAIAKCHGFAGGLIYGPMKDIVRLTSSLRKDIKMSELTKYLNRLEICPNKLFGEPSDYTNVLESEGVSYSFVKMTKLGVLLSLKGFYLSVYSYLISHYDAKKNHSLSFYYRKKISSCIAELTPSLFLHVCKGQEIFGEGADLLINPHLERIIHIINEINLSMLVRANYTLHRMVRDPDHRMKLNSDVNYKIRFQKLGRYIVLLENCARVCILGTSIMSQRYYYAWGLNRSHSFLLRIIKNEEFYLQNMNCDIGVENIATHQLQELIDITEGSFARLNSIISAHCEDYQVQRLFDLKNQPQMPSILINTSATNSPSSSLGIIDDSIDYDTTHVPEPFTEPSAPMMATSDFDSFNFGTSAEIDALWLQMLSMKNQKRNFIHNQDSPSSSTGLSNADKRATDLYGSSGRESGTNQAQEQGDSYNQYPSPYQGQYQTSGRNFRDQHQNQQQNQSPSNNYHFQGPNIQTDNLLNQPFDFGNTDDLDMFSDLPLDQLFSGNIV
- a CDS encoding DEHA2B11660p (similar to uniprot|Q12010 Saccharomyces cerevisiae YOL092W), with protein sequence MAPPPPIIIDAQAVSGITGSISLACWIIVFAPQIYENFRRKSSDGLSLSFIILWLAGDVFNVLGSILQGVLPTMIILAIYYTLADVVLLWQCLVYGLGEKADFIHLSPANPLNDDVLETALSSEERTTVFSDDEDLEGGNQEVRIGDDNSKITTLMSAVYKTLMVLIVIFAGLVGWYISYVKDAHRGGKHHPGKHSPQDLVYDPLAQFFGWLCAVFYLGSRIPQILLNYKRKSCEGISFMFFLFACLGNLTYVISILAIDMSWYYLWVNSSWLAGSLGTLALDFTIFVQFFLYNEDSEDSEDSEDQSLVSGSQDSYGTVQ
- a CDS encoding DEHA2B11682p (similar to uniprot|P39518 Saccharomyces cerevisiae YER015W FAA2 Long chain fatty acyl-CoA synthetase), whose translation is MRGDVGDIDYTLKAKWKASEEDVHGYIYYSKYHLIIPTNLNIFIGKSETRKMNLAEDFTHSLYGCNDTANVESLISTLPLESSKTINSVAIDSVQKPYSPTYRNQGITDRLVSNIHPQLNTYNKLFNNSVKLFRDRACLGSRPYNYETGESEKYFRSYSYEEVDERRKNLGSGILHILQESEFKTNSPEHKKIDNHLRNWEKYGSIVGDRESNCSFIVSIFSANRLEWVLADLACSAYSLTNTALYDTLGTDATKYILELTKSPVVISSRDKIKVIVDLKRRFPDQLRDLITIVSMDPLFHLSENSRFKAEDKSLISLAKDSGISLFDIDHVEKIGNSFRIDELPPTPETMYTVSFTSGTTGSKPKGVMLTQENAATAITFLTSTMPQVDHGKAFIFLPLTHIYERKTTGFALSTGYYLGFPQLTVSPPATPPNSFDNLMEDLKLFKPHYLSLVPRVLTKIESLTKSAIANSDKETSAKLNEIVNYKLKKHEEADGSTGEREDYDNYAPYRALRKKFGFDNLIWTQTASAPISPLTLIYLKAGLGIGLRQLYGLTESFGAVSSSDAYEAKPGSCGSIGVGCEMKVQEVPAMGYYAEENKGELLLRGPQIFKGYYRDPEETEKALDKDGWFHTGDIGMINPDNGRLYIIDRVKNFFKLAQGEYISPEKIENVYLSSNPILAQLYVHGDSLQSYLVGIVGIEHPAGVKFLQNVCAFKDDLSPEQLITEINKPRNKKKFLESINSPLKGKLLGFERLHNIDIDINPLTVEKNVVTPTLKIKRGIAANYFQRVFKRLYDEGSLMNAKSKL